One Alistipes sp. ZOR0009 genomic window, GGTGCCAAAAGAAAATATCATGTTTGATGACTTTGGAGGTTAATTCTTTATATTTAAGGCTCTCAAAAATGGGAGCCTTACTTTTTTGATATCCATTTATGATGAAAAAATTATTAGTTGTTTTAGCGGCTTGTGCTGTTCTATTTTCCTCGTGTAATAGCCGCGAAAAAGAGTATGTTAAGATAAGCGGATTTGCACAGGGGACAACCTATTCAATGTCTTATCGTGATGCGCAGAAGCGCAATCTGCAGCCTCAGGTAGATTCTATCCTTAAAAATTTTGATCAGTCGCTTTCAATATATTGCAAGACGAGTATCATTACACGTATAAATAATAATGATACAACGGTACGTACTGATGCCTACTTTGATGAGTGTTACAAACTCTCGGAGGAGGTGTATCAGGCTACCAATGGAGCTTTTGATATCACTGTTGGTCCGCTTGTGCAGGCATGGGGGTTTGGGCTTAAAAAGCGTGATAAAATAACCAAAGAACGCATTGATAGCATCCTTCCTTTAGTAGGTATGGGTAAGGTTAAACTAGTGGACGGAAAGCTTATTAAAAGTAATCCCAGCATGTTTGTTGATGTCAATGCCATTGCTCAGGGCTATTCTGTTGATGTAATTGCTCGCTATTTCGAAAGTAAAGGAATAAATGAGTACTTGGTTGAAATAGGCGGAGAAACTCTATGTAAAGGACTAAACTCTAAAGGTAAGGCTTGGGTAATAGGCATTGATAAACCCTTCGATAACAACGTAACTCCTGGTCAAGACCTGCAGGCAAAGGTGGCTTTGCCTAGTGGTAAAGCATTGGCCACATCTGGTAGCTACCGCAAGTTTTTTGAAGAGAATGGAGTAAAGTATTCGCATGAATTGGATCCTAAAACGGGCTACCCTGCACATAACACGCTATTAAGTATTTCGGTTGTTGCAAACAACTGTGCGTTGGCTGATGGATATGCAACCGCTTTTATGGTTATGGGGGTAGATAAGGCTAAAGAGTTTCTTGCTAAACGTTCGGATATGGATGCGTTTATGGTGTACTCCGGTCCAAAAGGTGAATTTTTGACCTATGCCACTTCTGGTTTTGATAAAATGCTTATAAAGTAGATTTTATTAACGATAGTAACGAATAAAAGCCAGGTTGAAGCCTGGCTTTTATTGTATAGGTTGTATTTTGGCGTTGCTCAAATAGTGTTGATTAATGGGTGCCGCATGAGGAGCAGCAGCTCGAGCAGTTCCCAAAATCGGTTCCAGTATGCTCGCAATGTGCCTCCCATTCCTCTTGCTTGGCGCACTTTATACCCATTTTTTTCATGTGAGGGTTGGTTTCAACTTCTGTATCAGGGAATCGTCCCTTTATCCAGATTCGGATACCCAGCCCGATGAAGGCAATGGCAATAATTGCTATGACAACAAGTAATGTTTTAAGAAGTATCATCTCTCTTTTTTTTACAAAGTTAGGGTTCTAATTCAATTTATCTTTCAAAATCCACTAAACATCCTTAAACGTTTTTGGTTTATAGAATGCAGCATTTTTATGGAGATTGGTGACAAATTGAAATCTAATGCTGAATAATCTTAATAATTTTAAATACTTGGCGCTCTTTTTTGTGCCAGTTATTACCAACCAGTAAATATTAATTCAGAGATGAGTACTGTTGGAGAC contains:
- a CDS encoding FAD:protein FMN transferase → MMKKLLVVLAACAVLFSSCNSREKEYVKISGFAQGTTYSMSYRDAQKRNLQPQVDSILKNFDQSLSIYCKTSIITRINNNDTTVRTDAYFDECYKLSEEVYQATNGAFDITVGPLVQAWGFGLKKRDKITKERIDSILPLVGMGKVKLVDGKLIKSNPSMFVDVNAIAQGYSVDVIARYFESKGINEYLVEIGGETLCKGLNSKGKAWVIGIDKPFDNNVTPGQDLQAKVALPSGKALATSGSYRKFFEENGVKYSHELDPKTGYPAHNTLLSISVVANNCALADGYATAFMVMGVDKAKEFLAKRSDMDAFMVYSGPKGEFLTYATSGFDKMLIK